A single region of the Streptomyces sp. ITFR-16 genome encodes:
- a CDS encoding LysR family transcriptional regulator has protein sequence MIEARHLRVLRAVAGTGSFSAAARELGCTQPAVSQQMKALESSAGTTLLIRTGREMRLTQAGEALVRHASGILAGLTAAEEEVAAIAGLRAGRVRLVSFPSGSSSLVPGALAALRAAHPGTRVSLVEAEPPRSVEMLRDGDCDIALAFRYGAPGAEWDDLVVRPLLTDRLIGLVPEGHGLADRAEVGIAELAGESWIAGCPRCRRQLVEVCEESGFTPRIDFATDDYPAVIGLVGAGLGVAVLPALAIESVRPRGARTVAVRPAIEREIVALTLPDLARVPAVAATLDQLSLAAAR, from the coding sequence GTGATCGAAGCCCGTCATCTCCGTGTCCTGCGAGCCGTGGCCGGCACCGGCTCCTTCTCCGCCGCCGCCCGCGAGCTGGGCTGCACCCAGCCTGCCGTCAGCCAGCAGATGAAGGCCCTGGAGTCCTCGGCGGGCACGACGCTGCTCATCCGTACGGGACGCGAGATGCGGCTGACCCAGGCCGGCGAGGCGCTCGTGCGCCATGCGTCGGGCATCCTCGCCGGGCTCACCGCCGCCGAGGAGGAGGTCGCCGCGATCGCCGGGCTGCGGGCGGGCCGGGTACGGCTGGTCTCGTTCCCGAGCGGCAGCTCCAGCCTGGTCCCGGGCGCCCTCGCGGCGCTGCGGGCCGCCCACCCCGGCACCCGGGTCTCCCTGGTCGAGGCCGAACCGCCCCGCTCCGTGGAGATGCTTCGGGACGGCGACTGCGACATCGCGCTCGCGTTCCGGTACGGGGCGCCGGGCGCCGAGTGGGACGACCTGGTGGTGCGCCCCCTGCTCACCGACCGGCTGATCGGCCTGGTCCCCGAGGGGCACGGGCTGGCCGACCGGGCCGAGGTGGGCATCGCGGAACTCGCGGGCGAGTCGTGGATCGCCGGCTGCCCGCGCTGCCGGCGGCAGCTGGTCGAGGTCTGCGAGGAGTCCGGCTTCACCCCCCGGATCGATTTCGCCACCGACGACTACCCGGCCGTGATCGGCCTGGTCGGGGCGGGTCTGGGGGTGGCCGTGCTGCCGGCGCTGGCGATCGAGTCGGTACGCCCCCGAGGGGCCAGGACGGTGGCGGTGCGGCCGGCCATCGAGCGCGAGATCGTCGCGCTCACCCTGCCCGATCTGGCGAGGGTCCCGGCCGTGGCGGCCACCCTGGACCAGCTGTCCCTGGCGGCCGCCCGCTGA
- a CDS encoding MOSC domain-containing protein — protein sequence MRLLTVNTGRPVAAPHTDSPGGVTGIDKHPVDGPVYVTDPGPEGTGGSGLAGDAVCDLRFHGGSHQAVYAFAREELDRWEQELGRPLRNGTFGENLTTTGLDVSRALIGERWRVGPDLLLEVTSGRIPCRTFAGHLDEKGWVRRFTQAALPGAYFRVLAPGSITAGDPVEIVHRPDHGVTVELQFKAVTTRRDLLPLLLPAEEALHPIPLAKAREYAARQAAV from the coding sequence ATGAGACTGCTGACCGTGAACACCGGCCGGCCCGTGGCCGCGCCCCACACCGACTCCCCGGGCGGCGTGACCGGGATCGACAAGCACCCGGTCGACGGTCCGGTGTACGTCACCGACCCCGGGCCCGAGGGCACCGGCGGCAGCGGTCTGGCCGGTGACGCGGTCTGCGACCTGCGTTTCCACGGCGGCTCCCACCAGGCGGTGTACGCCTTCGCCCGCGAGGAACTGGACCGCTGGGAACAGGAGCTGGGGCGCCCCCTGCGCAACGGCACCTTCGGCGAGAACCTCACCACCACCGGCCTCGACGTCAGCAGGGCGCTGATCGGCGAGCGCTGGCGGGTCGGTCCCGATCTGCTCCTGGAGGTCACGTCGGGCCGCATCCCGTGCCGTACGTTCGCGGGCCATCTCGACGAGAAGGGCTGGGTCAGGCGGTTCACGCAGGCGGCCCTGCCCGGCGCCTATTTCCGGGTGCTCGCACCGGGTTCGATCACGGCCGGTGACCCGGTGGAGATCGTGCACCGGCCGGACCACGGGGTGACGGTGGAGCTCCAGTTCAAGGCGGTGACGACCCGGCGGGACCTGCTGCCGCTGCTGCTCCCGGCCGAGGAGGCACTGCACCCCATTCCGCTGGCCAAGGCCCGGGAGTACGCGGCCAGGCAGGCAGCGGTGTGA